In Chloroflexota bacterium, the DNA window TCTCTTTTGCGGCCTCCCACAGGTCCATATCAGGCCGGGTTCGCTTCAGCTGCGCCATGGGGATCATGACCTGGGATACCGTGGTGGTGGCCCACTGGTCACGCGGCACCTCTTTGAGACGGTGCAGGGTCAGCAGGCCGAGCATTTGCCCATCCCGCTCGACGATGAAGCTCCTCTGCCCACCGCCCAGGACGTGGTCGTCCACCAGGCGTTGCAGGGTGAGGTCGGCGTTGACGGATGCATACTGGCGGCTCATGGCGTCCGCCACCTTGTGTCCGGCCAGCAGCCCCTGGATCTTCTGCTGTTGCACCTGGGCCATGGCCGCGCTTTCCAGGAACCAGCCGATGAAGGCGATCCACAGGCCGTTGCCCAGGTTGCCGGCGAAGATCTGCCACACGCCCACGAGGATGAACAGGAAGGCGATGGCCCGGCCCAGGTTGGCTGCCATGAGCGTGGCACGGCGCAGATCCCGGGTGATGCCCCAGACGGCGGCTCGGAAGACTCGCCCCCCGTCCAGCGGGAAGCCGGGGATCAGGTTGAACAGCGCCAACATGCCGTTGATGTAAACCAGATACTGAACGACCGCCAGCAGCGGGGCGACTGCGGCGACGATGGGCTTCAGCAGGCTGAAGATCACCGCCAGGGCGAGGCTCACGGCCGGCCCTGCGATGGCGATCCGAAACTCAGCCATCGCGCTGGTGGGCTCGGCGCCGATCTCGGACACGCCGCCGAAGATGAACAGGGTGATGCTGCGCACCGGGATCTTATAGCGCATGGCCACCACGGAGTGCCCTAGCTCATGGAGCAGCACGCTCACGAAGAGCATGATGGCCGTGATCGCACCTGCTCCCCAGTATTCGACGGTGGGCCACCCTTTGAACGTCGCCGGGTAATAACCAACCGCTAACGTCCAGGTGAGCAGGATGAAGACCAGGAACCAGGAGTAGTCTAGCTCGATTGGAATCCCCAGGATACGTCCCAGGGGGATCGCTTGTCGTTTGATCATCTCGTGTACCTCCGTGTCTCTGTCGTTGTCAGATGGTTTTCCGCTTTGCCCGGGTCGGCAGTGGAGAGGACCTCCCCTCCACGGAAATCCCACTTTTCCGGCCTGCACCTGCCTTCCTCGGCTCTTT includes these proteins:
- a CDS encoding site-2 protease family protein, whose translation is MIKRQAIPLGRILGIPIELDYSWFLVFILLTWTLAVGYYPATFKGWPTVEYWGAGAITAIMLFVSVLLHELGHSVVAMRYKIPVRSITLFIFGGVSEIGAEPTSAMAEFRIAIAGPAVSLALAVIFSLLKPIVAAVAPLLAVVQYLVYINGMLALFNLIPGFPLDGGRVFRAAVWGITRDLRRATLMAANLGRAIAFLFILVGVWQIFAGNLGNGLWIAFIGWFLESAAMAQVQQQKIQGLLAGHKVADAMSRQYASVNADLTLQRLVDDHVLGGGQRSFIVERDGQMLGLLTLHRLKEVPRDQWATTTVSQVMIPMAQLKRTRPDMDLWEAAKEMASDGVNQLPVMTDGKIQGMLTRADVINYLRTLQELEG